The Aerococcus christensenii genome segment ACGACCTTCATCAGATTTACCGACAGATGTTGTTTTGTTCAAAGCGTTTCCTGAAATTGTAGGAATCACTCATACGCATAGTGTACAGGGAGTGTCTTGGGCACAAGCTGGTCGGGACGTTCCAGTATATGGGACAACACATGCGGATAATTTTTATGGACCAATTCCGTGTACGCGTGATCTCACGCAAGCAGAAGTAGAAGAAGCGTATGAAAAGAATACAGGGAAAGTAATTGTAGAAACATTTAGAGAACGACAAATTGATCCCATGGTAGTTCCAGGAGTATTAGTGCGTAATCATGGGACTTTTTCGTGGGGAAATAGTGCGATGAAATCAGTAGAGGTAGGGAAAGTCATTGAAACAGTATGTGATATGGCAGAACGTACAGAGCAATTGAAAAAACAAGCAGCCTGCCCTATTCCACAAT includes the following:
- the araD gene encoding L-ribulose-5-phosphate 4-epimerase AraD, whose amino-acid sequence is MSREAIIQAMKERVCLANLKLPEYGLVTLTWGNVAEVNRELGVIVIKPSGVPYEKMNPEDMVVTDLEGHLLEKDSLRPSSDLPTDVVLFKAFPEIVGITHTHSVQGVSWAQAGRDVPVYGTTHADNFYGPIPCTRDLTQAEVEEAYEKNTGKVIVETFRERQIDPMVVPGVLVRNHGTFSWGNSAMKSVEVGKVIETVCDMAERTEQLKKQAACPIPQYYLDKHYYRKHGKNAYYGQK